The Syntrophaceae bacterium genome contains a region encoding:
- a CDS encoding NAD(P)/FAD-dependent oxidoreductase, whose protein sequence is MTAKDVIIVGSGVGGSAVGALLANTGKYNVTLIEKSRLIGGRFASYRNEGFNLDVGCHMLANCDKGPFGRALDICGCKDYVKWRYAVKPSPAVVFKGERVRFPYDAEKMGFTKEESDRFMTFFFDISQLSDADCDRLNDVSIADYVSKYVNSDLARGLIGFFASIYFVTRDDETPIGEYARCQNEIWRNKAVGYPIGGTGAVPEAYCRIIREHGGTILTGTGVRQIGVEDGKAAGVVLENGKKIRADIVISNATVKDTVNQLVGRDVYPAEFTDRVNRYRYSYSTSVIQIALNEKISNDSMIFYIGRSDLSEFEKRIESTGALPDMAPCLMIPVVSNMDPEAAPEGKQLIIVGASAKLPYNAGTAIWKKWEQAIMNSLEVVFPDIRQHILWTVSTTPKDIDHFGSEEGSVIGIGQIIGQVGGNRPPIVDPYVRNLYHCSADTGQHGIGGELAMDAAFRLYEHLS, encoded by the coding sequence GTGACTGCAAAAGACGTGATCATTGTCGGAAGCGGGGTAGGGGGCAGCGCCGTCGGCGCTTTGCTGGCGAATACCGGGAAATACAACGTAACGCTGATCGAGAAGTCGAGATTGATCGGAGGCAGGTTTGCCTCTTATCGTAACGAGGGATTCAATCTGGACGTGGGCTGCCACATGCTTGCAAACTGCGACAAGGGGCCCTTCGGCAGGGCGCTCGATATCTGTGGCTGTAAGGATTACGTGAAGTGGCGCTACGCGGTAAAGCCCTCTCCGGCGGTTGTCTTCAAAGGGGAAAGGGTCCGGTTCCCCTACGATGCGGAGAAAATGGGCTTCACCAAGGAAGAATCCGACCGGTTCATGACGTTTTTCTTCGATATCTCCCAACTGTCCGATGCGGACTGTGACCGGTTGAACGACGTCAGCATCGCGGATTATGTAAGCAAGTACGTGAATTCGGATCTGGCGAGAGGGCTGATCGGCTTTTTTGCCTCCATCTACTTCGTGACGCGGGACGACGAAACGCCCATCGGCGAGTATGCCAGGTGCCAGAACGAAATATGGAGAAACAAGGCGGTCGGCTATCCCATCGGCGGCACCGGAGCCGTTCCCGAGGCCTATTGCCGGATCATCAGGGAGCACGGCGGAACAATTCTGACGGGAACGGGGGTTCGGCAAATCGGCGTGGAGGATGGCAAGGCGGCGGGCGTCGTGCTGGAAAACGGCAAAAAAATCAGGGCGGATATCGTGATCAGCAACGCGACCGTAAAAGACACGGTGAATCAGCTGGTCGGGCGGGATGTGTATCCGGCTGAATTCACGGACAGGGTGAACCGCTACCGGTATTCCTACAGCACCTCCGTCATCCAGATCGCGCTGAATGAAAAGATATCGAACGATTCCATGATCTTCTACATCGGCCGGAGCGACTTGAGCGAGTTTGAAAAGCGCATCGAATCAACGGGAGCTCTGCCGGACATGGCCCCCTGCCTGATGATCCCGGTCGTGTCGAACATGGATCCGGAGGCTGCCCCGGAAGGGAAACAGCTGATCATTGTCGGCGCCTCGGCGAAACTGCCGTACAACGCCGGTACCGCCATCTGGAAAAAATGGGAACAGGCGATCATGAATTCGCTGGAGGTCGTGTTTCCCGACATCCGGCAGCACATCCTCTGGACCGTTTCGACGACTCCGAAGGACATCGACCACTTCGGCAGCGAAGAGGGCTCCGTGATCGGCATCGGCCAGATCATCGGCCAGGTCGGCGGGAACCGTCCCCCGATCGTCGATCCGTATGTCCGGAATCTTTACCATTGCAGCGCCGACACGGGCCAGCACGGCATCGGCGGGGAACTGGCCATGGATGCCGCGTTCAGGCTCTACGAACACCTGAGTTGA
- a CDS encoding PAS domain S-box protein, producing the protein MEDEKITREQLIEELSSLRLRVSELDRRETERQQERESLRNKIELAEKLMVTIPDIIVVTDMNGRILFVNHLHEELLGYPKEEVIGENIILYLNLSEDMNTFLTNVTLLMRGELGPREYGILAADGRRLPFEINSNILTDKDGSPYGIVFVGRDITKRKKAQEALRASEERYRLIFDNIEDAYYEVDLEGNTITCNESAHKILGYTVGELKGMNYRRYMSEENARIVTEAYGTVYRTCRPVNIKEFEVVRKDGAVRSVEVSISLLMDSHGQPVGFQGIIRDITDRKEMEERIISLSMTDQPTGLYNRRGFLALAEQHFRIAERLKTRLLLLFADLDGLKQINDTMGHKKGDEAILEAATILKEIFRESDIVARVGGDEFVVLAYGTSAENSDVLEKRLQQHIDEHNAFPQRDYEISMSVGIVYKNPDETVSIDELMSQADAYMYEQKRRKKAMKGKTDPSD; encoded by the coding sequence ATGGAAGATGAAAAGATAACAAGGGAGCAGTTGATCGAGGAGCTGTCGTCGCTGCGCCTTCGTGTGTCCGAACTGGATCGACGGGAAACAGAGCGGCAACAGGAGCGGGAATCATTAAGAAACAAGATTGAACTTGCCGAGAAGCTGATGGTCACGATCCCGGATATCATTGTCGTAACGGACATGAACGGTAGGATTCTTTTCGTCAATCACCTGCATGAAGAATTGCTGGGATATCCGAAAGAGGAAGTGATCGGAGAAAATATCATTCTGTATCTCAATCTTTCCGAAGACATGAATACGTTTCTGACCAATGTGACATTGCTGATGAGAGGCGAACTGGGGCCCAGGGAATACGGCATCCTTGCAGCGGATGGAAGGCGTCTTCCCTTTGAGATAAACAGCAATATCTTGACGGACAAAGACGGCTCGCCCTATGGAATCGTTTTCGTCGGCCGGGACATCACGAAAAGGAAAAAGGCACAAGAGGCCCTGAGGGCAAGTGAAGAGCGTTACCGCCTGATATTCGATAATATCGAAGACGCCTATTATGAGGTCGATCTGGAAGGGAATACGATCACCTGCAACGAATCGGCGCATAAGATTCTCGGCTATACCGTAGGCGAACTGAAGGGCATGAATTATCGCCGGTATATGAGCGAAGAAAATGCCCGGATCGTTACCGAGGCATATGGTACGGTCTATCGTACGTGTCGGCCCGTCAATATCAAAGAGTTCGAGGTTGTTCGGAAGGATGGAGCGGTCCGGTCCGTCGAGGTGTCCATATCGTTGTTGATGGATTCACACGGGCAGCCGGTGGGATTTCAAGGCATTATTCGCGACATCACCGATCGAAAGGAAATGGAGGAGAGAATCATAAGCCTCTCCATGACGGATCAGCCGACGGGCCTCTATAACAGGAGAGGATTTCTGGCGCTGGCAGAGCAGCATTTCAGGATTGCGGAGCGATTGAAGACGAGACTGCTCCTGCTTTTCGCGGATCTGGACGGCTTGAAGCAGATCAATGACACGATGGGCCATAAAAAGGGTGACGAGGCCATTCTCGAAGCGGCAACGATCCTGAAAGAGATCTTTCGAGAGTCGGATATCGTCGCCCGTGTGGGAGGCGATGAGTTCGTGGTTCTGGCCTACGGGACATCGGCTGAAAACTCGGATGTCCTTGAAAAGCGGCTGCAGCAACACATCGACGAACATAATGCATTTCCGCAAAGAGACTATGAAATCTCCATGAGTGTCGGAATTGTCTATAAAAATCCGGATGAGACTGTTTCCATAGACGAACTGATGTCACAGGCGGATGCATACATGTACGAGCAGAAAAGGCGCAAGAAAGCGATGAAAGGGAAAACCGATCCGTCTGATTGA
- a CDS encoding nitroreductase family protein, whose product MRHILIGILMCLLMAGSVYAGEGADMKDTFSVIHARKSVRTFTGAPVGKSDLERILKAGMAAPTAVNMQPWSFVVVTERKMLNDLSSGLPYAKMLTKAGAAIIVCTETDQAYDKIKEFAIIDASLAGENILLAVEALGLGGVWTAAYPYDDRMSHVRKTLGIPQSVIPLNVIAVGIPAAGGEKPKDKYKKEKIHWDRW is encoded by the coding sequence ATGAGACATATCTTGATCGGCATTCTGATGTGCCTGCTGATGGCAGGATCCGTCTACGCCGGGGAGGGAGCGGACATGAAAGATACCTTTTCAGTCATTCATGCAAGAAAGAGCGTCAGGACCTTTACGGGAGCGCCTGTCGGCAAGAGCGACCTGGAAAGGATCCTCAAGGCGGGAATGGCGGCGCCCACGGCGGTCAACATGCAGCCGTGGTCTTTTGTCGTGGTGACCGAGAGAAAAATGCTGAATGATCTGTCTTCAGGACTTCCCTATGCAAAGATGCTGACAAAGGCAGGGGCGGCGATCATCGTCTGTACGGAAACCGATCAAGCATATGACAAGATAAAGGAATTCGCGATCATCGATGCCTCGCTGGCCGGCGAAAACATCCTCTTGGCCGTTGAAGCCCTTGGGCTAGGCGGTGTGTGGACGGCAGCCTATCCGTATGACGACAGGATGAGTCATGTGCGAAAAACCCTCGGCATCCCTCAGAGCGTTATTCCCCTGAACGTCATCGCCGTCGGCATTCCCGCCGCCGGAGGGGAGAAGCCGAAAGACAAATACAAAAAGGAGAAAATTCACTGGGATCGGTGGTGA
- a CDS encoding carbon-nitrogen hydrolase family protein has translation MKKRITLAQINYTPEDPFGHVERIKSIIAENRASDLIVFPELILHGHPSLERPEGYLYRKTERREGRLSEEIASFVREMDARVILGGIRRRGCLFYNLATYMDYTSVHSYAKTHVHWTENFIPGRELPVISTPAGRLGLTICFDSAFGEIGRILALRGAQVIVNISAVPKSFPVRYMRRRLSAMALNNQVFVVYVNRPGPYFSGHSAVFDPRGDMIAQVLDEEMIFHAVIDLEDLRSWREEENIYGHRRPLLYREIGMIQQKRNRKEIVPASVKSGKTKLRQRLPQEGVHHG, from the coding sequence ATGAAAAAGCGAATCACCCTTGCTCAGATCAACTACACCCCGGAGGACCCTTTCGGCCACGTCGAACGCATCAAGTCCATCATCGCCGAAAACCGCGCCTCGGACCTGATCGTCTTTCCCGAGCTGATCCTGCACGGCCATCCCTCCCTGGAGCGGCCGGAGGGTTACCTCTATCGGAAGACGGAGCGGCGCGAAGGACGCCTGTCGGAGGAGATTGCCTCTTTCGTCCGCGAAATGGATGCCCGGGTGATCCTGGGCGGAATCCGGCGCCGTGGCTGCCTCTTCTACAACCTGGCCACCTACATGGACTACACCTCGGTCCACAGCTATGCGAAAACACATGTCCACTGGACCGAGAACTTCATCCCCGGCCGTGAGCTGCCCGTGATCTCGACCCCCGCGGGCCGTCTTGGCCTGACCATCTGTTTCGACTCCGCCTTCGGCGAGATCGGCCGGATCCTGGCCCTTCGCGGCGCGCAGGTCATCGTCAACATCTCCGCCGTCCCCAAATCGTTCCCGGTCCGGTACATGAGGCGCAGGCTTTCGGCCATGGCCCTGAACAACCAGGTCTTCGTCGTTTACGTGAACCGCCCCGGTCCGTATTTTTCCGGCCACAGCGCCGTTTTCGACCCCCGCGGCGACATGATTGCACAGGTCCTGGACGAGGAGATGATTTTTCACGCGGTGATCGACCTCGAGGATCTCCGGAGCTGGCGGGAGGAGGAAAACATTTACGGCCACCGCCGTCCCCTCCTGTACCGCGAAATCGGGATGATTCAGCAGAAAAGGAACAGGAAAGAAATCGTCCCGGCTTCCGTGAAATCTGGAAAAACGAAACTCCGTCAGCGGTTGCCGCAGGAAGGAGTCCACCATGGATAG
- a CDS encoding asparagine synthetase B — MEHRGPDFHGIYLDGSVTRRETIDGLKTFLKKKSRIAMGHSRLGIIGAEGLCQPYVSCDGKLTLIKNGEIYNYSALKSLLLYSHRFETNSDSEIVVHLIEESYQGDLLEAVRRVTGILDGMYAFAVTDGKSVVLVRDPIGKKPLYYVNRDSIVYFASEKKALWNGKDEPKRIRPGEILSIGIDGIKIRQGTRIQLPQVDITDFRDAVERYKTVLVKAMQKRLTGLREERLGVIFSGGIDSVLIAKLLQREGKNIVCYCTGTADSGDILAALAVAKELGLELKTSIIDEDLVKGILSEVIRNVEESGLLQVEVAIPMYMAAKMAAEDRIRVMFTGQAADELFAGYPWYSDVLKESGYLRLHEQLWEDLNYLYDDTLEREDKLTMSHSIELRAPYLDRDVIRTAMRISPRLKIQGSEDSLRKRVHRQAAVELGVPPYLAFRIKDPAQSGSGIHQIIENLANTHAGDMDTELVNENIRTDKGSLYRYGEGVYGEDGARSYIQMIHQEIQNDYRKAILTA, encoded by the coding sequence ATGGAGCATAGGGGGCCCGATTTCCACGGCATCTACCTGGACGGCTCCGTCACGCGTCGGGAAACCATTGACGGGCTCAAGACCTTCCTGAAAAAGAAAAGCCGCATCGCCATGGGCCATTCCCGCCTCGGGATCATCGGGGCGGAAGGCCTCTGCCAGCCCTATGTCTCGTGCGACGGGAAACTCACCCTGATCAAGAACGGCGAAATCTACAACTACAGTGCCCTGAAATCGCTTCTTCTGTACAGCCACCGGTTTGAAACGAACAGCGACAGCGAGATTGTCGTCCACCTCATCGAAGAGTCGTATCAGGGGGACCTCCTGGAGGCGGTCCGACGGGTTACCGGGATTCTGGACGGCATGTACGCCTTCGCCGTCACGGACGGTAAATCCGTCGTTCTCGTCAGGGATCCCATCGGCAAGAAACCGCTCTACTACGTGAACCGGGATTCCATCGTCTATTTCGCCTCCGAGAAGAAGGCCCTCTGGAACGGGAAAGACGAGCCCAAGCGGATCCGCCCTGGAGAAATTCTCAGCATCGGCATCGACGGGATCAAGATCCGGCAGGGTACCCGGATTCAGCTTCCCCAGGTTGACATCACGGACTTCCGTGACGCCGTGGAGCGGTACAAGACGGTCCTCGTCAAGGCGATGCAGAAGCGGCTGACGGGTCTCCGGGAGGAGCGTCTGGGGGTCATCTTTTCCGGAGGGATCGACTCGGTCCTCATCGCCAAGCTTCTCCAGCGGGAAGGGAAAAACATCGTCTGCTACTGCACCGGCACCGCCGACTCGGGCGACATCCTGGCGGCCCTGGCCGTAGCGAAGGAGCTCGGACTGGAACTGAAGACCTCGATCATCGACGAGGACCTCGTGAAGGGGATTCTCTCCGAGGTCATCCGCAATGTGGAGGAAAGCGGACTCCTCCAGGTCGAGGTGGCCATTCCCATGTACATGGCGGCGAAAATGGCCGCGGAAGACCGGATCCGCGTCATGTTCACCGGCCAGGCGGCGGACGAGCTGTTCGCGGGATACCCCTGGTACAGCGACGTCCTGAAGGAATCGGGCTATCTCCGCCTCCATGAGCAGCTCTGGGAGGACCTGAACTATCTCTACGACGACACGCTGGAGCGGGAGGACAAGCTGACCATGTCCCATTCCATCGAGCTCCGGGCTCCCTATCTCGACCGGGACGTCATCCGGACGGCCATGCGCATCTCTCCCCGACTGAAAATACAGGGCAGCGAGGACAGCCTCCGCAAGAGGGTCCACCGCCAGGCGGCCGTGGAATTGGGCGTTCCTCCCTACCTGGCCTTCCGCATAAAGGACCCTGCCCAGTCGGGATCAGGCATCCACCAGATCATCGAAAATCTGGCCAACACCCATGCCGGCGACATGGACACGGAACTCGTCAATGAAAACATCCGGACCGACAAGGGCAGCCTTTATCGATACGGGGAAGGCGTCTACGGCGAAGACGGCGCGCGGAGCTATATCCAGATGATCCACCAGGAGATCCAGAACGATTACAGGAAGGCCATTCTCACGGCGTAG
- a CDS encoding enoyl-CoA hydratase/isomerase family protein has product MKEFQTCKFEEIEPGVGLVTLNRPEQLNAINGTMLEDFDRLFTVLSRNDTIRVLFITGAGRGFCAGADLNDAMIHKDTQVFSDPEQFLKLVQERFAALTLGLRRIPQPVIAAVNGVAAGGGFSMALASDVRVAAPQASFIASFANIGLTGGELGSSYFLPRLIGVARSSEILLTGRKVKADEAERIGLVNQVVPAESLIETALSYARPMLAKGVGALKMTKRVLDQNINAPSLEAAVDLENRNQTIMVFSGEFFKLIQPFFKSGSGD; this is encoded by the coding sequence ATGAAGGAGTTTCAGACATGCAAGTTTGAGGAGATCGAGCCCGGGGTGGGGCTTGTCACTCTGAACCGGCCGGAGCAGCTAAACGCAATCAACGGCACGATGCTGGAAGATTTCGACAGGCTGTTTACGGTTCTGTCGAGGAACGACACCATCCGTGTCCTGTTCATCACCGGTGCCGGACGGGGATTCTGCGCCGGTGCGGATCTGAATGATGCGATGATTCATAAGGATACACAGGTATTTTCCGACCCGGAGCAATTCCTGAAACTCGTCCAGGAGCGCTTCGCCGCCCTGACCCTGGGGCTCCGGCGCATCCCCCAGCCGGTCATCGCCGCCGTCAACGGCGTAGCGGCGGGTGGAGGCTTTTCCATGGCGCTGGCCAGCGATGTCCGGGTGGCCGCGCCGCAGGCCTCGTTCATCGCTTCGTTTGCAAACATCGGCCTGACCGGCGGCGAACTGGGATCGTCCTATTTCCTGCCCCGGCTGATCGGTGTCGCCCGGTCGTCGGAAATCCTGCTCACGGGCCGGAAAGTGAAAGCCGACGAGGCTGAGCGGATCGGACTGGTCAACCAGGTGGTGCCTGCGGAGAGCCTCATCGAAACGGCCCTTTCCTATGCCCGGCCGATGCTCGCCAAGGGGGTCGGGGCACTGAAGATGACGAAACGCGTCCTCGACCAGAATATCAACGCACCATCGCTCGAGGCGGCGGTGGACCTGGAGAACCGCAATCAGACGATCATGGTTTTTTCCGGCGAGTTCTTCAAACTGATTCAGCCGTTCTTCAAGAGCGGCTCCGGGGACTGA
- a CDS encoding sugar ABC transporter permease, producing MEAGGRIIRYDESRGRREKLFAVSLLLPCFAFVAVFAFYPILYSVYLSLHRIILGLPGLAQPLVWLDNYRQLWSDPVARHALGNTLVFVFVSTACEMVLGLVIALVINRAFRGRGLVRAAVLIPWAIPTVVASQMWRFIDNDHYGLLNYFLFGSDMAAYRAWLAEPFFAMSAVMVADIWKTSAFAALIILAGLQTIPDELYEAARMDGATPWQRFTRITLPLIRPALLIALLFRTMDAFRVFDLVFVMTQGGPADATNVLQFYGYKKMFAEGLLGYGAAISVLVFFILLAVSLVYVRVIGMRFMEERR from the coding sequence ATGGAAGCAGGTGGCCGCATCATCCGTTATGATGAATCCCGGGGTCGCCGCGAGAAACTCTTCGCGGTGTCCCTCCTTCTGCCCTGCTTCGCCTTTGTTGCGGTCTTCGCCTTCTACCCCATCCTGTACTCGGTCTATCTCAGCCTGCACCGGATCATCCTCGGCCTCCCCGGCCTGGCCCAGCCCCTCGTCTGGCTCGACAACTACCGCCAGCTCTGGAGCGATCCCGTTGCGCGCCACGCCCTCGGCAACACCCTGGTCTTCGTCTTCGTATCCACGGCCTGCGAGATGGTCCTGGGGCTGGTCATCGCCCTGGTCATCAACCGGGCCTTCCGGGGCCGGGGACTGGTCCGGGCCGCCGTCCTCATCCCCTGGGCCATCCCGACGGTTGTGGCCTCCCAGATGTGGCGCTTCATCGACAACGACCACTACGGCCTCCTGAATTATTTCCTTTTCGGCAGTGACATGGCGGCCTACCGGGCCTGGCTGGCGGAGCCCTTCTTCGCCATGTCGGCCGTCATGGTCGCCGACATCTGGAAGACTTCCGCCTTTGCCGCCCTCATCATCCTGGCGGGTCTGCAGACGATCCCGGACGAGCTGTACGAGGCGGCCCGCATGGACGGAGCAACGCCCTGGCAGCGCTTCACTCGGATCACCCTGCCCCTCATCCGCCCGGCCCTCCTCATCGCGCTCCTGTTCCGCACCATGGACGCCTTCCGGGTCTTCGACCTGGTCTTCGTCATGACCCAGGGCGGGCCGGCGGACGCGACGAACGTGCTGCAGTTTTATGGCTACAAGAAGATGTTCGCGGAAGGGCTCCTGGGATACGGGGCGGCCATCTCGGTCCTGGTCTTCTTCATTCTCCTGGCCGTCTCCCTGGTCTACGTCCGGGTCATCGGCATGAGGTTCATGGAGGAGAGGCGATGA
- a CDS encoding AMP-binding protein, translated as MIGKGGKEGRVGSGHAVPPETEDMERMNVAERGRIMRVGDFLKRYGKEIPDSEAIVFGDRRITFGQYDRETDRVAMGLLNLGVRRGDRIGIYIPLWPEALFIYLGAAKIGAVAVPVSVRTTAPELQFFANDAEMSCLFLASGFMGADFMGNLEAVRSGIPSLRHVVCLDREKEGVLPYGRFLAEPDPSALKRSTDAVREEDPVLFIYTSGTTGVPKAAMLTHKSVIAMTDAQLTATEFVHGDSLLLNLPLSHAGAAVMGVIATLNAGNKLVLMDMFNPEETLRLIAAEKCTAMGQVPVMYAMELAHPNVGNYDLSSLKVPIVSAQPCPSELILAFKQQVGVMPRNAYGLTEASGTVTFTHPDDGEEKLTYSVGRPVPSIQLVLKDEEGNGVPRGEAGEICIKGPVVMKGYWKRPEEDARVFDNDGFLHTGDMGRLEEDGYLVIVGRKKEMFIRGGENVYPPEIEEAICLHPDVMLAAVVGRPHEKWGEVGRAYIMPKPGREITPEGMREFLKDRLSSFKIPEDFIIRPMLPLTPLGKVKKLDLYAEMKDEYGNRP; from the coding sequence GTGATCGGGAAAGGAGGAAAGGAAGGGCGGGTCGGTTCGGGACATGCCGTCCCGCCGGAGACGGAGGACATGGAGCGGATGAACGTCGCAGAAAGGGGGAGGATCATGCGAGTAGGGGATTTCCTGAAGAGATACGGCAAAGAGATACCCGACAGCGAAGCGATCGTTTTCGGAGATCGGCGGATCACGTTCGGACAGTATGACCGGGAAACGGACCGGGTAGCCATGGGGCTGCTGAATCTCGGCGTCCGGCGCGGCGACCGGATCGGAATCTATATCCCTCTCTGGCCGGAAGCGCTTTTCATCTATCTGGGTGCGGCCAAGATCGGAGCGGTTGCCGTTCCCGTCAGCGTCCGGACGACCGCGCCGGAACTGCAGTTCTTTGCCAATGACGCGGAGATGTCCTGCCTCTTCCTGGCGAGCGGCTTCATGGGAGCGGACTTCATGGGGAACCTGGAGGCCGTCCGGAGCGGCATCCCTTCCCTCCGCCACGTTGTCTGCCTCGACCGGGAAAAGGAGGGCGTGCTTCCTTACGGGAGGTTTCTCGCCGAACCGGATCCGTCGGCACTGAAAAGAAGCACCGACGCCGTACGGGAGGAAGATCCGGTCCTTTTCATCTATACCTCGGGGACAACGGGCGTTCCCAAGGCCGCCATGCTGACACACAAAAGCGTCATCGCCATGACCGACGCCCAGCTCACGGCCACGGAATTCGTCCACGGGGACTCCCTCCTCCTGAATCTCCCGCTGAGTCATGCCGGTGCCGCCGTCATGGGCGTCATCGCCACGCTCAACGCGGGGAACAAGCTGGTCCTGATGGACATGTTCAATCCCGAGGAAACCCTCCGTCTGATTGCCGCCGAAAAGTGCACGGCCATGGGCCAGGTTCCCGTCATGTACGCCATGGAGCTGGCCCATCCCAACGTCGGGAATTACGATCTGAGCTCGCTCAAGGTTCCCATCGTCTCCGCCCAGCCCTGTCCATCCGAGCTGATTCTTGCTTTCAAGCAGCAGGTCGGTGTCATGCCCCGCAACGCCTATGGCCTGACGGAGGCGAGCGGCACCGTGACCTTCACCCATCCCGACGACGGAGAGGAAAAGCTCACCTACTCCGTCGGCAGGCCCGTTCCGTCGATCCAGCTCGTACTCAAGGATGAGGAAGGGAACGGGGTGCCCCGGGGCGAGGCGGGCGAAATCTGCATAAAGGGGCCTGTCGTCATGAAGGGCTACTGGAAACGGCCCGAAGAGGACGCCAGGGTCTTCGACAACGACGGCTTCCTCCATACGGGGGACATGGGACGGCTGGAAGAGGACGGGTACCTCGTCATCGTCGGCCGCAAAAAGGAGATGTTCATCCGGGGCGGCGAAAACGTCTATCCCCCGGAAATCGAGGAGGCGATCTGCCTCCATCCCGACGTGATGCTGGCGGCGGTGGTCGGCCGACCCCACGAAAAATGGGGTGAGGTGGGCCGGGCCTACATCATGCCCAAGCCCGGCAGGGAAATCACGCCGGAGGGCATGAGGGAGTTCCTCAAGGACAGGCTGTCCAGCTTCAAGATCCCCGAGGATTTCATCATCCGGCCGATGCTGCCCCTGACGCCCCTGGGAAAAGTCAAGAAGCTGGACCTTTATGCCGAAATGAAGGATGAATATGGAAACCGGCCATAG
- a CDS encoding extracellular solute-binding protein, with protein MDSIRQRTTFRRLRKRGILFMVALLALVLFIAGCGGKKTEGERTLHFYMWKPNQPEVWDEIIAMFEAEHPGVKIRREIGPHSSTAFHDLLTQKLKNKSRDLDVFLMDVVWPAEFAAAGWAMPLDDRFPGSEQAHYLDSTIQANTYGGKVYGLPLYIDSGMLYYRRDLLDKYGFKPPETWPEMVRQAGAITAGEPNLYGFSAQLKQYEGLVCNMMEYVAGNQGHLVDPKTGAPAIAEKPALDAVRFVRDRIVGKTAPEGVLTYEEPESLALFTQGKAVFLRSWPYVWKIANNPQRSMVVGKVGVALLPHFPGGKSHATLGGWQVGISAYSENKDLAWTFAQFLSGERIQKHLAVKAGLAPTRTSLYDDADVLNAAPQFREMKPVFFSSLPRPRSPLYPALSNILQRYFSKAISDRRSDLASEARSAAAEMEKTLALTRGTAP; from the coding sequence ATGGATAGCATTCGCCAACGCACGACGTTTCGCCGCCTTCGAAAGCGCGGCATCCTTTTCATGGTCGCCCTGCTGGCTCTTGTTCTCTTTATCGCCGGCTGTGGCGGGAAGAAGACGGAAGGGGAGCGAACCCTCCATTTCTACATGTGGAAGCCGAACCAGCCCGAGGTATGGGACGAGATTATCGCCATGTTCGAGGCGGAGCATCCCGGCGTGAAGATCCGGCGGGAGATCGGCCCCCATTCCTCGACGGCCTTCCACGACCTTTTGACGCAGAAACTCAAGAACAAGAGCAGGGACCTGGACGTCTTCCTCATGGACGTGGTCTGGCCGGCGGAGTTCGCCGCGGCCGGGTGGGCCATGCCCCTGGACGACCGTTTCCCCGGCAGCGAGCAGGCCCATTACCTGGACAGCACCATCCAGGCCAACACCTATGGAGGCAAGGTCTACGGCCTGCCCCTGTACATCGACAGCGGCATGCTCTATTACCGGAGGGACCTCCTCGACAAGTACGGTTTCAAGCCGCCGGAGACCTGGCCTGAGATGGTGCGCCAGGCAGGGGCCATAACCGCCGGTGAGCCGAACCTCTACGGCTTTTCGGCCCAGCTCAAGCAGTATGAGGGGCTGGTCTGCAACATGATGGAGTACGTCGCCGGCAACCAGGGACACCTGGTGGACCCAAAGACCGGGGCACCGGCGATCGCCGAGAAACCGGCCCTGGATGCCGTCCGGTTCGTCCGCGACCGGATCGTTGGAAAAACGGCCCCCGAGGGCGTCCTCACCTACGAAGAACCGGAATCCCTGGCCCTCTTCACCCAGGGGAAGGCGGTCTTCCTGCGAAGCTGGCCCTATGTCTGGAAGATTGCAAACAATCCCCAGCGTTCGATGGTGGTCGGTAAGGTCGGCGTCGCTCTGCTGCCGCATTTCCCGGGCGGGAAGAGCCATGCCACCCTGGGCGGATGGCAGGTTGGGATCAGCGCCTATTCGGAAAACAAGGATCTGGCCTGGACCTTCGCCCAGTTTCTCTCCGGCGAGAGGATCCAGAAGCACCTGGCCGTGAAGGCCGGGCTGGCGCCGACCCGGACAAGCCTCTACGACGACGCGGACGTCCTGAACGCCGCGCCCCAGTTCCGGGAGATGAAGCCGGTTTTCTTCTCCTCCCTGCCCCGGCCGAGGAGCCCGCTGTACCCGGCCCTGTCCAACATCCTGCAGCGCTATTTCAGCAAGGCCATCTCCGATCGGCGATCCGACCTTGCTTCCGAGGCGCGCAGCGCGGCGGCGGAGATGGAAAAGACACTGGCCCTCACGCGCGGGACTGCGCCCTGA